The genomic segment CCTCAATCTTAAGGTCCGGAATTTCATTGGTCATGATTTTACTCACTTCCAGAGACTCTTGTTTCTCAATCCAGTTCTGCCAGCGTGTAAAAGCCTCTGGATCATCAGAGCCAGTGTCCCGCGCCTCTACCATTCTCTCAAAATGACGCGGATCAGGCAGAGCTCCATTTGAAATCATGATTCTGTCAACCCGGTTTTCTTCAAGTGCGCAAATAGTCAACCCGATCAAACTCCCCCAATCCTGACCGAAAAAGGTGATACTCCGTAGATCAAGTTGCAAGAGCCAGGAGCGCATCCATTCCAAGTGACGAGGAAAAGTGTAGTCAGTTTTTTTCGTTGGTTTGTCTGATTTTCCAAATCCGATCATATCGGGTGCAAGCACGCGATGCCCCGCGCTAACAAGTACTGGAATCATCTTTCGGTAAAGGAAAGACCAGGTCGGTTCACCGTGGAACAGCACAACTGGCGCAGCATCGCTAGGCCCCTCATCTATATAGTGAATCCGGAGTTGACCTCCTTCTGAATCAGGGACTTCAAGATAATTGGCCTTAAAAGAAAAATCAGGTAAATTACTAAAACGATCATCAGGGGTTCTTAAAATTTCCATGGGATCATGCTCCTTTCCGCTAATTTTTTAAATTAAAACAAGGCTGCTAACCTTGGCTGGAAAAACTGGCGACAACGGCCCCCATCAAGGCTTTTTGATCTTTAGGCGGCTCCTCAAATCCGGGTTTGCTCACCATCTTGATGGCTTCATTCGGACACCCGGTGGCACAAACGGCACAACCGAAACACCTGTTCAGGTCCACTTGAGGCAAATCGTCATCACCCATAGTTAGCGCCTCAACCGGACAGCGGTCGATGCAGGTTTCGCAAGCTGCGCAAAGGTCTGGATCAAATCGCGGTTCAAACCCGGAGTTTAGCATTGCTGACGGTTTTGGCTGTTTCAAGGTTAATTT from the Deltaproteobacteria bacterium genome contains:
- a CDS encoding haloalkane dehalogenase, yielding MEILRTPDDRFSNLPDFSFKANYLEVPDSEGGQLRIHYIDEGPSDAAPVVLFHGEPTWSFLYRKMIPVLVSAGHRVLAPDMIGFGKSDKPTKKTDYTFPRHLEWMRSWLLQLDLRSITFFGQDWGSLIGLTICALEENRVDRIMISNGALPDPRHFERMVEARDTGSDDPEAFTRWQNWIEKQESLEVSKIMTNEIPDLKIEGLWLKLSDAERAAYDAPFPDATYQAGALIFPLLAPRGPEDADTLRYFTEAWEVFDRWEKPFLTAFGKSDPILGWADKIFQKYVPGAKGQPHTEFSDGVHFIQEQYGPELARIMNDFIAAT